In the Pirellulales bacterium genome, one interval contains:
- the pnp gene encoding polyribonucleotide nucleotidyltransferase, with the protein MDSSPESRHCFPDAGTQPPDRNSTLKASVSKTIGNKTISIETGHIAKQAAGSCIVRLEDTLVLVASTTGPPRPGIDFFPLTCDYRERHAAAGKFPGGFLKREGRPSTKETLTSRLMDRPIRPLFPAWFHDEVQVQAMVLASDRQNDPDVLAMLGASAALMLSGLPFRGPIGTVRLGQVEGKFVLFPTQDELEESDLDLIVSGNRDTICMIEGFARELPETRMAEAFEEAHRAIRQLIELQDELVKAAGVTPRTYEVPPASDLFDRLKAKYYDGFLAAKRTEGKLARAESVSALKAQAQADFIPDPAAEGAIAPNAFFHAWHDLEERVVRDLILAGTRADGRGHKDLRNIDCSIDVLPRVHGSAIFQRGETQAVITVTLGTTRDEQRVDGLVEEYSKKFMLDYYFPPFSVGECRPIRGPGRREIGHGMLAERSLKPVLPDPDEFPYTVRLISDIFESNGSSSMASVCGGTLGLMAAGVPISNPVAGISVGLVKEPQGWVLLTDIIGDEDHFGDMDFKIAGTQNGITGIQLDLKIEGIDHEIIRAVMNQSREARIEILRRMLSAIPRPRKEISAFAPRLLRTRIDPDKIGLLIGPGGKTIRGIQESTGAVIEVEDDGTVTVACSEAGGAEAAMRRVEALTESVQVGKIYDGRVSSIKDFGAFVEILPGKDGLCHISELADGYVQRVGDICKVGDEMPVKVIAIDEQNRVKLSRRQALAELGLPTGAETEADA; encoded by the coding sequence ATGGATTCCTCCCCGGAATCACGCCATTGCTTTCCGGACGCCGGGACGCAGCCACCAGACAGGAATTCGACCTTGAAAGCCAGCGTATCCAAGACCATCGGTAACAAGACCATCTCGATCGAAACCGGCCACATTGCCAAGCAGGCCGCCGGGAGCTGCATCGTGCGGCTCGAAGACACCCTCGTATTAGTCGCTTCCACGACCGGTCCGCCGCGGCCGGGCATCGATTTCTTTCCGCTCACCTGCGACTACCGCGAGCGGCACGCTGCGGCCGGTAAGTTTCCCGGCGGGTTCCTCAAGCGCGAAGGCCGCCCTTCGACCAAGGAAACCCTGACCTCGCGATTGATGGACCGCCCCATCCGTCCGCTCTTCCCCGCCTGGTTCCATGACGAAGTGCAGGTGCAGGCCATGGTCCTGGCCAGCGATCGGCAAAACGACCCCGACGTCCTGGCCATGCTTGGCGCGTCGGCCGCGTTGATGTTGTCGGGCCTGCCGTTCCGTGGCCCCATCGGCACGGTCCGCCTGGGCCAGGTCGAGGGCAAGTTCGTGTTGTTCCCCACGCAAGACGAGTTGGAAGAGAGCGATCTCGACCTGATCGTCTCGGGCAACCGCGACACGATCTGCATGATCGAAGGCTTTGCCCGCGAATTGCCCGAGACCCGCATGGCCGAGGCCTTTGAAGAGGCCCACCGCGCGATTCGCCAGCTGATCGAACTGCAGGACGAGCTGGTCAAGGCCGCCGGCGTCACGCCGCGGACCTACGAAGTACCGCCCGCCAGCGATTTGTTCGATCGCCTCAAGGCCAAGTACTACGACGGCTTCCTCGCCGCCAAACGGACCGAAGGCAAGCTGGCCCGGGCCGAGTCCGTCTCGGCGCTGAAAGCTCAGGCCCAAGCGGACTTCATTCCCGATCCGGCCGCCGAAGGAGCGATCGCCCCGAACGCGTTCTTCCACGCCTGGCACGATCTCGAGGAGCGCGTGGTGCGCGACTTGATTCTGGCTGGTACTCGGGCCGACGGCCGGGGCCACAAAGATCTGCGCAACATCGACTGCTCGATCGACGTGCTGCCGCGGGTGCACGGCTCGGCCATTTTCCAGCGCGGCGAGACCCAGGCCGTGATCACGGTCACCTTAGGCACGACGCGCGACGAGCAGCGCGTCGATGGCCTGGTCGAGGAATACTCGAAGAAATTCATGCTCGACTACTACTTCCCGCCCTTCTCGGTGGGCGAGTGCCGCCCGATCCGCGGACCGGGGCGACGCGAAATCGGTCACGGCATGCTGGCCGAACGGAGCCTGAAGCCGGTGTTGCCGGACCCGGACGAATTTCCTTACACAGTGCGGCTCATTTCCGACATTTTCGAGTCGAACGGCTCGAGCTCGATGGCCTCGGTGTGCGGCGGAACGCTTGGCCTGATGGCTGCGGGCGTGCCCATTTCGAACCCCGTGGCGGGCATCTCGGTGGGTCTGGTCAAGGAGCCCCAGGGCTGGGTACTGCTGACCGACATCATCGGCGACGAAGACCACTTCGGCGATATGGACTTCAAGATTGCCGGTACCCAAAACGGTATCACGGGCATTCAGCTCGACCTGAAGATCGAAGGCATCGATCATGAGATCATCCGCGCCGTGATGAACCAATCGCGCGAAGCGCGGATCGAAATCCTGCGCCGAATGCTCAGCGCGATCCCGCGCCCGCGGAAAGAAATCTCCGCGTTTGCCCCGCGGCTGCTGCGGACCCGGATCGACCCGGACAAGATCGGTTTGCTGATTGGCCCCGGCGGCAAGACGATCCGCGGCATTCAGGAATCGACCGGTGCGGTGATCGAAGTCGAGGACGACGGCACCGTGACCGTGGCCTGCAGCGAGGCCGGCGGCGCCGAAGCAGCGATGCGGCGCGTCGAGGCGCTCACCGAGAGCGTGCAGGTCGGCAAGATTTACGACGGCCGCGTGTCGAGCATCAAGGACTTCGGCGCGTTCGTCGAAATCCTGCCCGGCAAGGACGGCCTGTGCCACATCAGCGAACTGGCCGACGGCTATGTGCAGCGCGTCGGCGATATCTGTAAGGTCGGCGACGAGATGCCCGTCAAGGTAATCGCCATCGACGAGCAGAACCGCGTCAAGCTGAGCCGGCGCCAGGCCCTGGCCGAATTGGGCTTGCCGACTGGCGCCGAGACGGAAGCCGACGCCTAG
- the rpsO gene encoding 30S ribosomal protein S15: MTITKQRKQELIGDFRRDDQDTGSPEVQIAILTSRIGQLTEHLRSHKKDFASRRGLLMMVSRRRRLLDYLRKVNPQRYLDILRRLEIRK; encoded by the coding sequence ATGACCATCACCAAACAGCGCAAGCAAGAACTGATCGGCGACTTTCGTCGCGACGACCAAGACACCGGCTCCCCCGAGGTGCAGATCGCGATCCTGACCTCGCGCATCGGGCAGCTCACCGAGCACTTGCGCTCGCACAAGAAAGACTTCGCCAGCCGGCGTGGTCTGCTGATGATGGTCAGCCGTAGGCGACGTTTGTTGGACTATTTACGCAAGGTCAATCCTCAGCGTTACCTCGACATTTTGCGCCGGCTCGAAATCCGCAAGTAA
- a CDS encoding class I SAM-dependent methyltransferase, whose product MNSPPDRSEARRLAAESLAQGDATGWFERLYQAAAGDPARIPWADQVINPHLLAWLDGPWAPSPTGRALVVGCGLGDDAEALAQRGYAVTAFDVSPAAVTWCQQRFPASPVDYLVADLLAPPAAWRGAFDLVVEIYTLQVLPPEPRAAAMAALAGCVAPGGRLFVVARCRQPGDDPGSMPWPLLRSELAAFEGLGLVPLACEEFDDHEHPPVHRVRATYRRV is encoded by the coding sequence ATGAATTCGCCCCCCGACCGAAGTGAAGCCCGGCGGCTGGCTGCCGAATCGCTCGCCCAAGGCGACGCCACCGGTTGGTTCGAACGGCTCTATCAGGCCGCCGCGGGTGACCCTGCCCGAATCCCCTGGGCCGACCAGGTGATCAATCCCCATCTGCTTGCATGGCTGGATGGCCCCTGGGCACCATCGCCAACGGGCCGTGCCCTGGTGGTCGGCTGCGGCCTGGGCGACGATGCCGAGGCATTGGCCCAGCGCGGTTATGCGGTGACCGCCTTCGACGTCTCGCCCGCGGCCGTGACCTGGTGCCAGCAGCGGTTTCCCGCTTCGCCCGTCGATTACCTCGTGGCCGATCTGCTCGCTCCGCCGGCTGCGTGGCGCGGCGCGTTCGACCTGGTCGTCGAGATATACACCCTGCAGGTCCTGCCGCCCGAGCCGAGAGCGGCGGCGATGGCCGCGCTCGCCGGCTGCGTCGCGCCCGGCGGCAGGTTGTTTGTCGTGGCCCGATGCCGCCAGCCCGGGGACGACCCCGGCTCGATGCCCTGGCCGCTGCTGCGCAGCGAGCTTGCAGCGTTCGAAGGTCTGGGCCTGGTGCCGCTGGCCTGCGAGGAATTCGACGACCACGAACACCCGCCGGTGCACCGCGTCCGCGCCACTTACCGGCGGGTCTGA
- a CDS encoding fatty acid desaturase has translation MASVIDDIGIDEASAATAVAQHPATRAATGASPTAAAPEARNASLRWRNGMDWPVILWIGFLHVGALAAPFFFTWKALAVVVLLWFVTGCIGITLGYHRLLSHGSFQTYRWMRRLIATIGCLAGEGSPTTWVATHRKHHAFSDEPDDPHSPRDGGWWSHMFWLFPQLNQADREALYSRWAPDLWKDPVIRSLDKMFLPINWGLGLLLFAVGYYFWDTYTAWSFVVYGVFVRMVYVLHATWLINSATHLWGYRNYVTTDDSRNLWWVSLLTFGEGWHNNHHAHQRMARHGHRWWEVDITYGVIRLLEKTGLAWNVVHDLPRRQKGVGV, from the coding sequence GTGGCATCTGTGATTGACGACATCGGAATCGACGAAGCGAGTGCGGCGACGGCGGTCGCGCAGCATCCTGCAACGCGCGCTGCGACTGGCGCGTCGCCGACTGCTGCCGCGCCCGAGGCGCGCAATGCGAGCCTGCGCTGGCGCAACGGAATGGATTGGCCGGTCATCCTGTGGATCGGCTTCTTGCACGTCGGGGCGCTGGCCGCGCCGTTCTTCTTCACCTGGAAGGCGCTGGCCGTCGTCGTGTTGCTGTGGTTCGTGACCGGCTGCATCGGCATCACGCTCGGCTATCACCGTCTGCTCTCACACGGCAGTTTTCAGACCTATCGCTGGATGCGGCGACTGATCGCCACGATCGGCTGCCTGGCGGGCGAAGGCTCGCCGACGACCTGGGTCGCCACGCACCGCAAGCATCATGCCTTTAGCGACGAACCCGACGATCCGCATTCGCCACGCGACGGCGGTTGGTGGAGCCACATGTTCTGGCTGTTTCCGCAGTTGAACCAGGCTGATCGCGAGGCGCTCTACAGCCGCTGGGCGCCGGACCTTTGGAAGGATCCTGTCATCCGCTCGCTCGACAAGATGTTCTTGCCGATCAACTGGGGGCTGGGTCTCCTCCTGTTCGCCGTCGGCTATTACTTCTGGGACACCTACACCGCGTGGTCGTTCGTCGTTTACGGCGTCTTCGTGCGGATGGTCTACGTGTTGCACGCCACCTGGTTGATCAACTCGGCCACACACCTGTGGGGCTATCGCAACTATGTGACGACCGACGACAGCCGTAACCTCTGGTGGGTGTCGCTGTTGACCTTCGGCGAAGGCTGGCACAACAACCATCACGCCCATCAACGCATGGCCCGCCATGGCCACCGCTGGTGGGAAGTCGATATCACCTACGGGGTGATCCGGTTGCTGGAAAAGACCGGCCTGGCCTGGAACGTCGTCCACGATCTGCCGCGGCGCCAAAAAGGCGTCGGGGTCTGA
- the deoC gene encoding deoxyribose-phosphate aldolase, with protein sequence MSGSIARLIDHSLLHPTLTAPEVAAGCRLALEYGVASVCAKPCDVALAAEILVGTPVAVGTVIGFPHGSAATETKLFEARLACSQGAVELDMVVNVARVLSHDWLLIEEEIRAIVTQAHEFGAITKVIFENDFLPDDALKIRLCEICTFAGAEFAKTSTGFGFVKGADGRYDYRGATEHDVALMRAHCGQGVQIKAAGGIRTYAQAQRMRELGCTRIGATATAEIVAGERAQRG encoded by the coding sequence ATGAGCGGCTCGATTGCCCGCTTGATTGATCATTCGCTGCTGCACCCTACGCTTACGGCCCCGGAAGTGGCGGCCGGGTGTCGCTTGGCGCTCGAGTACGGCGTGGCCAGCGTCTGCGCCAAACCGTGCGACGTTGCGCTGGCGGCGGAAATCCTGGTTGGTACTCCGGTCGCCGTGGGCACGGTGATTGGCTTTCCGCACGGCAGCGCCGCGACCGAGACCAAGCTGTTCGAGGCCCGGCTCGCCTGCAGTCAGGGGGCGGTGGAGCTCGACATGGTGGTCAACGTTGCGCGGGTGCTGTCGCACGATTGGCTGCTGATCGAAGAGGAGATTCGCGCCATCGTGACCCAGGCTCACGAGTTCGGCGCGATCACCAAGGTGATTTTCGAGAACGATTTCTTGCCGGACGACGCCCTGAAAATCCGCCTGTGCGAGATCTGCACGTTCGCCGGCGCCGAGTTCGCCAAAACCTCGACCGGCTTCGGCTTCGTCAAGGGCGCTGACGGCCGCTACGACTACCGTGGTGCCACCGAGCACGACGTGGCCCTGATGCGCGCGCATTGCGGACAAGGGGTGCAGATCAAAGCGGCCGGCGGAATCCGCACATATGCCCAGGCCCAGCGGATGCGCGAGCTTGGCTGTACGCGCATCGGGGCCACGGCCACCGCCGAAATCGTCGCCGGGGAACGGGCCCAGCGGGGCTGA